Proteins encoded together in one Triticum dicoccoides isolate Atlit2015 ecotype Zavitan chromosome 7B, WEW_v2.0, whole genome shotgun sequence window:
- the LOC119340270 gene encoding dolabradiene monooxygenase-like, which produces MAANHENHGLLLAAAILLLPILLVVKLRVRRKQYVGMRPTPPPGPWQLPVIGSMHHLVGALPHRAMRDLALRHGRLMLLRMGELPVVVASSADAAKEVMKTHDVSFATRPRTNTIATLTADGLGIALAPYGDHWRRVRKLCVTELLGAPRVRSFRGTREAEAAVLVASVAADAAAGAAVNISSLVTTYVADVAVRAMVGDRIADRDAFLECLDEGIRVSAGFSLADLFPSSRLARALSGTARRVEAVVREMTRLMDGVIDEKRTRKAAGAGREEEKADILDVLLDGGGSAPLDIGTIRAVVRDLFGAGSESSASTLQWAMAELMRNRPALRRAQAEVRGALAGQSRVREEALQELPYLRLVIKETLRLHATVPLLVPRECRETRRVLGYDVPQGAMVLVNAWAIGRDAASWGPDAEEFRPERFEEDSVAAVDFGGEDFELVPFGAGRRICPGIAFALAVMELALASLLFHFDWELPGRTEELDMAEAFGITARRKSDLLLHATVIVPPL; this is translated from the coding sequence ATGGCAGCCAACCACGAGAACCATGGCCTCCTCTTGGCCGCCGCCATCCTACTGCTCCCCATTCTCCTCGTCGTCAAACTCAGGGTGCGTCGCAAGCAGTACGTCGGCATGCGGCCGACCCCGCCTCCGGGGCCATGGCAGCTGCCGGTGATCGGCAGCATGCACCACCTCGTGGGCGCGCTCCCGCACCGCGCCATGCGCGACCTCGCCCTCCGGCACGGCCGGCTCATGCTGCTCCGCATGGGCGAGCTCCCCGTTGTCGTGGCCTCGTCCGCGGACGCGGCGAAGGAGGTGATGAAGACCCACGACGTCTCCTTCGCCACGCGGCCGAGAACGAACACCATCGCCACGCTCACCGCCGACGGCCTCGGAATCGCCCTCGCGCCGTATGGCGACCACTGGCGCCGCGTCCGCAAGCTCTGCGTCACGGAGCTGCTCGGCGCGCCGCGGGTCCGGTCGTTCCGGGGGACgcgcgaggccgaggccgccgtccTCGTCGCCTCTGTGGCCGCGGACGCAGCGGCAGGAGCCGCCGTGAACATCAGCTCCCTCGTCACCACGTACGTCGCCGATGTGGCGGTGCGCGCCATGGTCGGCGATCGGATCGCGGACCGCGACGCCTTCCTGGAGTGCCTGGACGAGGGCATCAGAGTGTCCGCCGGGTTCAGCCTCGCCGACCTGTTCCCGTCGTCGCGCCTCGCGCGTGCGCTCAGCGGGACGGCGCGCAGGGTGGAGGCGGTGGTCCGGGAGATGACCCGGCTCATGGACGGCGTCATCGACGAGAAACGCACGAGGAAGGCGGCCGGCGCTGGAAGGGAGGAGGAGAAGGCGGACATCCTGGATGTGCTTCTGGACGGCGGTGGCAGCGCGCCTCTCGACATCGGGACCATCCGTGCCGTGGTGAGGGATCTCTTCGGGGCCGGGAGCGAGTCCTCGGCGTCGACGCTGCAGTGGGCCATGGCGGAGCTCATGCGGAACCGGCCGGCGCTCCGGAGGGCGCAGGCAGAGGTGCGGGGCGCGCTCGCCGGGCAGAGCCGCGTCCGGGAGGAGGCCCTGCAGGAGCTGCCGTACCTGCGGCTGGTGATCAAGGAGACGCTCCGGCTGCACGCAACGGTGCCGCTGCTGGTTCCTCGGGAGTGCCGGGAGACCCGCCGCGTCCTGGGGTACGACGTGCCCCAGGGCGCCATGGTGCTGGTCAATGCGTGGGCCATCGGCCGTGACGCGGCGAGCTGGGGCCCAGACGCCGAGGAGTTTCGGCCGGAGAGGTTCGAGGAGGACTCCGTGGCGGCGGTGGACTTCGGAGGGGAAGACTTCGAGCTCGTGCCGTTCGGCGCGGGGCGCAGGATTTGCCCCGGGATCGCGTTCGCGCTCGCTGTCATGGAGCTCGCGCTGGCCAGCCTCCTCTTCCATTTCGACTGGGAGCTCCCCGGCCGCACGGAGGAGCTGGACATGGCGGAGGCGTTCGGGATCACGGCGAGGAGGAAGAGCGACCTGTTGCTGCATGCTACCGTCATCGTACCACCTCTCTAA